Proteins from a genomic interval of Trifolium pratense cultivar HEN17-A07 linkage group LG6, ARS_RC_1.1, whole genome shotgun sequence:
- the LOC123892466 gene encoding acyl-coenzyme A oxidase 4, peroxisomal-like produces the protein MTRSNPDDKNGKMPSYFNLPPLDVSLAFPQATPASTFPPCVSDYFQYDDLLKPEEKAIRLKVRACMEKEIAPIMTKYWEKAEFPFHAIPKLAELGISGGTIKGYGCPGLSITGSAIATAEVARVDASCSTFILVHSSLAMLTIALCGSEAQKQKYLPSLAQLKTIACWALTEPDYGSDASALKTIATKVEGGWILEGQKRWIGNSTFADLLVIFARNTSTNQINGYIVKKDAPGLTVTKIENKIGLRIVQNGDIVMKKVFVPDEDRIEGVNSFQDTNKVLAVSRVMVAWQPIGISMGIYDMCHRYLKERKQFGAPLAAFQINQQKLVQMLSNVQAMILVGWRLCKLYESGKMTPGHASLGKSWITLRARETAALGRELLGGNGILSDFLVAKAFCDLEPIYTYEGTYEINTLVTGREVTGFASFKPATQRSRM, from the exons ATGACTCGTTCCAATCCAG ATGATAAGAATGGAAAGATGccttcatattttaatttgccACCACTTGATGTCTCTTTGGCATTTCCACAAGCAACTCCAGCCTCTACTTTTCCTCCTTGTG TTTCAGATTATTTTCAATATGATGACTTGTTGAAACCGGAGGAGAAGGCCATTAGGTTGAAAGTGAGAGCGTGTATGGAAAAAGAAATTGCTCCCATAATGACCAAG TATTGGGAGAAAGCCGAATTCCCATTTCATGCTATTCCAAAGCTTGCTGAACTGGGTATTTCTGGTGGCACAATCAAG GGTTATGGTTGTCCTGGACTTTCAATAACTGGAAGTGCTATTGCTACGGCAGAAGTTGCTAGAGTTGATGCAAGTTGTTCAACTTTCATTTTAGTTCATTCATCCTTGGCAATGCTCACTATTG CATTGTGTGGGTCTGAAGCTCAGAAGCAAAAATATCTACCTTCGTTGGCACAGCTAAAAACTATAGCATGTTGG gCTTTGACTGAACCTGACTATGGAAGTGATGCCAGTGCTTTGAAGACCATAGCAACTAAG GTGGAAGGTGGTTGGATTCTTGAGGGCCAAAAGCGGTGGATAGGAAACAGTACATTTGCTGATTTGTTGGTTATCTTCGCCAGGAATACCtcaacaaatcaaataaatgg ATATATCGTAAAAAAGGATGCACCTGGTTTAACTGTCACAAAAATAGAGAATAAAATTGGACTTAGAATCGTACAAAATGGTGACATTGTTATGAAGAAAGTTTTTGTCCCTGATGAGGACAGAATAGAAGGAGTAAATTCTTTTCAGGATACAAACAAG GTACTTGCTGTTTCACGTGTGATGGTTGCTTGGCAACCTATTGGTATATCAATGGGCATCTATGATATGTGTCACAG GTACCTAAAGGAGAGGAAACAATTTGGAGCACCATTAGCAGCTTTCCAAATCAACCAGCAGAAACTTGTTCAAATGCTCAGTAATGTTCAAGCAATGATTCTTGTTGGTTGGCGTCTATGCAAGTTGTATGAAAGTGGTAAAATGACCCCTGGTCATGCTAGCTTAGGGAAG TCATGGATCACCTTGAGGGCAAGAGAAACAGCTGCTTTGGGGAGAGAATTGCTTGGAGGAAATGGAATTTTGTCTGATTTTCTAGTGGCTAAG GCATTTTGTGACTTAGAACCTATCTACACCTACGAAGGCACGTATGAAATCAATACTTTGGTCACAGGAAGAGAAGTTACTGGGTTTGCCAGCTTTAAGCCAGCTACACAAAGAAGTAGAATGTGA
- the LOC123892464 gene encoding uncharacterized protein LOC123892464, which produces MFAKKLLHKAVQHHLNHKLLQQGSLQQSELDPRIVIHYGIPSSSSLLAFDPIQRLLAIGTLDGRLKVIGGDNIEGLLISSKQLPYKYLEFLQNQGYLVGVLNDNDIQVWNLENRSLICSLQWESNITAFSVISGSRFIYVGDEHGLFSVIKFDAEEGQLSKSSNHLSAKFLREAAGFPESNDQPIVGILTQPYSSGNRLLIAFQDGLLILWDVSEAKIVFLGGGKDLQLKDGDGNSTETDTNLPADILEQNMGDKEISALCWASSDGSILAVGYLDGDILFWNLLSAAPSKGQQTTSSKNVVRLQLSNAERRIPVIVLQWSNSQKSHNDFTGQLFVYGGDEIGSEEVLTVLTLEWSSGMESLRCIGRADLTLNGTFADLILLPSLGARDLSSKDELFVLTNPGQIHYYNNASLSALTSQQNRTASVSAQEFPVLIPMANPSLTVAKLIKLPSQLNSLKTLAEVASVLKTSSAPGSASSSNWPLTGGVPSHLSTVKGAAIERVYFVGYSNGSVLMCDATHPILSYICYIEGEVIGVKVAGSNAPVTKLEFCSASLLLAVGNECGLVRIYDLKDRSDEKKTKLVTETKNEVHDSPQAKGPHCSAVFSLVGFPVQALSFANSGTKLAIGFLSGRVAVCDMKSLSVLFLIDGVPNSSSPITSMVWKQPCFESAVNSPKKPETPSGKSLEEILFILSRSGKINVVDGETGKMISSRPFHMKESTAISMYVIDDSISTSEASNEKQQEEPLKSTSGAHPEEPMQESSSTRLNSSEAELSSSETTHSGEILLYPLVLLCCENSLHLLSAKTLIQGNKKSIRKVEHLKPCYWTTILKKDDKFCGILSLLQTGTFEIRSLPDLELVTESSLLSILRWNYKVNMDKTMCSDDNGQIVLANGSELAFISLLASEKEFRSLERLPCLHDIVLAAAADAAFTFSSNQKKKQTSVPGILGGIVKGLKAGKISHANMTKISTSNFGHLEDIFFKPSLPESLPAVSVVTDEKEVELDIDDIQIDEPKTTASTSSPDVKNKQKDKLQNDRDKLFHGGTNDDVKPRVRTPEEIMAAYRKTGDAASVAAQTRNKLMERQEKLERISQRTADLQNGAENFASLANELVKTMERRKWWQI; this is translated from the exons ATGTTTgccaaaaaattgttacacAAAGCTGTCCAACACCATTTAAAC caCAAGTTGCTGCAGCAAGGTAGTTTACAACAAAGTGAATTGGATCCAAGAATTGTGATTCACTATGGCattccatcttcttcttcacttcTCGCTTTTGACCCTATTCAGAGACTTTTGGCTATTGGGACTTT GGATGGAAGACTTAAGGTGATTGGCGGTGATAATATCGAAGGACTTTTGATTTCTTCTAAGCAACTTCCTTACAAATACTTGGAG TTCCTACAAAACCAGGGGTATTTAGTTGGGGTCTTAAATGATAATGATATCCAG gTTTGGAATCTTGAGAATCGGAGCCTTATTTGTTCGTTACAATGGGAATCCAATATTACCGCTTTCTCTGTAATTAGTGGCTCACGTTTCAT TTATGTTGGAGATGAGCATGGCTTGTTTTCTGTGATAAAGTTTGACGCTGAGGAAGGACAACTTTCAAAGTCATCAAATCATTTATCGGCAAAATTTCTAAGGG AAGCTGCCGGGTTTCCAGAGTCCAACGATCAACCAATTGTCGGAATTCTTACGCAACCTTATTCTTCTGGGAACAG ATTGTTGATTGCGTTTCAAGATGGACTACTAATTCTTTGGGATGTTTCTGAAGCTAAAATTGTGTTCCTTGGTGGTGGAAAGGATCTTCAATTGAAAGACGGGGATGGTAACTCTACTGAAACGGACACCAATCTTCCAGCTGATATTTTAGAACAAAATATGGGCGACAAAGAGATAAGTGCTCTTTGTTGGGCATCTTCTGATGGGTCCATTCTTGCTGTTGGATACTTAGACGGAGATATCCTTTTTTGGAACTTGTTATCTGCAGCACCTTCCAAAGGTCAACAAACCACTTCATCTAAAAATGTTGTTAGGCTACAACTGTCCAATGCAGAAAGAAGAATCCCCGTCATTGTCTTGCAGTGGTCCAATAGTCAAAAATCTCATAACGACTTTACTGGTCAGTTGTTTGTCTATGGTGGTGATGAAATTGGATCGGAAGAAGTTTTGACC GTTTTAACTCTTGAATGGTCATCTGGGATGGAATCATTAAGATGCATCGGTCGCGCAGACCTCACACTTAATGGCACTTTTGCTGATTTGATTTTATTGCCAAGTCTAGGAGCAAGGGATTTGAGTAGCAAAGATGAGCTTTTTGTACTGACAAACCCTGGACAAATACACTATTATAATAATGCCAGCTTGTCTGCGTTAACGTCTCAGCAGAATAGGACAGCATCTGTATCTGCGCAGGAGTTTCCAGTACTAATACCTATGGCTAATCCATCTTTGACTGTTGCAAAACTTATCAAGTTGCCGAGTCAGTTAAACTCATTGAAAACTCTAGCTGAG GTAGCCTCAGTTCTGAAAACTAGCTCAGCACCTGGttcagcttcttcttcaaattggCCGTTAACTGGGGGTGTTCCTAGCCACTTGTCCACAGTTAAAGGTGCTGCGATTGAGAGAGTTTATTTTGTTGGTTATTCTAATGGATCTGTCCTCATGTGTGATGCCACACATCCGATCTTGTCTTATATTTGCTACATAGAAGGAGAG GTTATTGGTGTAAAAGTGGCTGGATCAAATGCTCCAGTGACAAAATTGGAATTTTGTTCCGCTTCCTTACTTCTGGCTGTGGGCAATGAATGTGGTCTT GTTCGCATTTATGACCTTAAAGACCGCTCTGATGAGAAAAAAACCAAGCTTGTTacagaaacaaaaaatgaaG TCCATGATTCTCCACAAGCAAAAGGACCTCATTGCAGTGCTGTTTTTTCTCTTGTCGGTTTTCCAGTACAAGCATTATCTTTTGCAAATTCTGGAACCAAACTTGCTATTGGATTTTTAAGTGGTCGT GTTGCAGTCTGCGATATGAAATCGTTGtcagttttgttcttgattGACGGTGTACCTAACTCAAGCTCACCAATTACTTCAATGGTTTGGAAACAACCATGTTTTGAAAGTGCTGTAAATAGTCCAAAGAAACCAGAAACACCTTCAGGCAAATCTCTTGAAGAGATACTATTTATCTTATCCAGAAGTGGAAAAATTAATGTAGTTGACGGTGAAACTGGTAAAATGATCTCCAGCCGGCCGTTTCATATGAAGGAATCAACTGCAATTTCAATGTATGTTATAG ATGATAGCATCTCAACCTCCGAAGCGTCAAATGAAAAGCAGCAGGAGGAACCCTTGAAGAGTACTTCTGGTGCTCATCCTGAAGAGCCTATGCAAGAAAGTAGCTCAACTAGGTTAAATTCATCAGAGGCTGAACTTTCGTCTTCAGAAACCACGCACTCCGGGGAAATCCTTTTGTATCCACTTGTCCTGCTTTGCTGTGAAAATTCATTGCACTTGTTGTCCGCAAAAACATTGATACAG GGAAACAAAAAATCGATTCGGAAAGTAGAACATTTGAAACCTTGCTATTGGACTACAATTTTGAAGAAAGATGATAAATTTTGTGGAATTCTATCATTGCTCCAGACTGGAACATTTGAAATAAG ATCATTACCAGATTTGGAACTGGTGACAGAAAGTTCTTTATTATCGATTTTAAGGTGGAATTATAAAGTGAACATGGATAAAACCATGTGTTCTGATGATAATGGACAGATTGTGCTG GCTAATGGTTCTGAATTGGCATTCATCTCATTACTAGCTAGCGAAAAGGAATTTAG gAGTCTGGAGCGTTTGCCTTGTCTTCACGATATAGTTCTTGCAGCTGCTGCTGACGCTGCGTTTACATTCTCTTCAAATCAGAAGAAAAAACAG ACAAGTGTGCCGGGGATTCTAGGGGGTATCGTCAAAGGATTGAAAGCAGGAAAAATCTCTCATGCAAATATGACTAAAATTTCAACCTCCAATTTCGGTCATTTGGAAGACATTTTTTTCAAGCCTTCCTTGCCCGAATCGCTTCCAGCAGTGTCAGTAGTGACCGATGAAAAAGAAGTGGAGCTTGATATAG ATGACATTCAAATAGATGAGCCTAAAACTACAGCATCTACTTCATCTCCCGATGTTAAAAACAAACAGAAAG ATAAGTTGCAAAATGATAGGGATAAATTATTTCATGGTGGGACTAATGATGATGTAAAGCCAAGAGTTAGAACACCGGAAGAGATTATGGCTGCTTACAGAAAAACTGGG GATGCTGCTTCGGTTGCCGCTCAAACAAGAAACAAGCTTATGGAGAGGCAGGAAAAATTGGAG AGAATAAGCCAACGCACGGCAGACCTGCAAAATGGAGCTGAAAATTTTGCATCATTAGCAAATGAGCTTGTCAAGACCATGGAAAGGAGAAAATGGTGGCAAATATAG
- the LOC123892468 gene encoding protein ZW2-like — protein MTDANVAAFDEFLHGWIIRQRNYLDELLSAQQQQQELDDSDRRNLLNRVLCHYGQYYEEKSKIAHQNILLLFSPPWFSSLERAFLWVAGFKPGLTFQLVNKTLEDLSEDQRQRLSELKQETKMKERELNDELAKVHESMAGLPLVDMIRSHGRVCLSRSFMAEEGTVPSTVKETLENLVTNADTLRTETALRVVQMLKPAQVLNFFVAVAQLQLKIRSLGLDKDAQSENQG, from the coding sequence ATGACTGATGCAAATGTTGCCGCATTTGATGAATTTCTCCATGGATGGATTATTCGTCAAAGAAACTATCTTGATGAGCTTCTCTCAgctcaacaacagcaacaagaGTTGGATGATTCTGATAGAAGGAATTTGTTAAACAGAGTACTCTGTCACTATGGACAATACTATGAAGAGAAATCAAAGATAGCCCATCAAAATATTCTCCTTCTTTTCTCACCACCATGGTTTAGTTCATTGGAAAGAGCCTTTCTTTGGGTAGCAGGGTTCAAACCAGGACTTACATTTCAACTTGTGAACAAAACTTTGGAGGATTTGTCAGAGGATCAGAGGCAGAGGTTGAGTGAACTCAAACAAGAGACAAAGATGAAGGAGAGAGAACTCAATGATGAATTGGCTAAGGTTCATGAGAGTATGGCAGGTCTACCACTTGTTGACATGATTAGAAGCCATGGAAGAGTGTGTTTGAGTAGGTCATTCATGGCAGAGGAAGGTACAGTTCCAAGTACAGTGAAGGAAACATTGGAGAATCTGGTAACAAATGCTGATACTTTGAGGACTGAGACAGCTTTGAGAGTTGTGCAGATGTTGAAACCAGCTCAGGTTCTCAACTTTTTTGTTGCTGTGGCTCAGCTTCAACTCAAGATCAGGTCTTTGGGTTTGGATAAGGATGCTCAGAGTGAAAACCAAGGTTGA